One bacterium DNA segment encodes these proteins:
- the pyrH gene encoding UMP kinase, whose product MLLKLSGEGLAGSQGFGIHPDVLARVAGQVREVHDAGTEVSIVLGGGNIIRGMSAAAEGMDRAQADYMGMLASVINGMALQDALEREGVPVRLQSALEIARVSEPYIRRKAIRHLEKGRVVLFAAGTGNPYFTTDTAAALRAAEIRAEIVLKATNVDGVYSADPTKDAGASRYDRLGIAEAIQKGLRFMDQTALALCRENDLPIMVFDMDVPGNIVKAVRGERVGTLVEPDAPIA is encoded by the coding sequence ATGCTGCTCAAGCTCTCCGGCGAGGGACTCGCCGGAAGTCAGGGCTTTGGCATCCATCCGGACGTGCTGGCGCGCGTGGCCGGTCAGGTCCGTGAGGTCCACGACGCGGGCACCGAGGTGAGCATCGTCCTCGGCGGCGGCAACATCATCCGCGGGATGAGCGCCGCGGCCGAGGGGATGGACCGCGCCCAGGCCGACTACATGGGCATGCTCGCGAGCGTGATCAATGGCATGGCCCTGCAGGACGCCCTCGAGCGCGAGGGCGTGCCCGTCCGCCTCCAGAGTGCACTCGAGATCGCCCGGGTGTCCGAGCCCTACATCCGCCGCAAGGCCATCCGCCACCTGGAGAAGGGGCGGGTCGTCCTCTTCGCGGCCGGAACCGGGAATCCGTACTTCACGACGGATACGGCGGCAGCGCTCCGGGCGGCCGAGATCCGGGCCGAGATCGTCCTCAAGGCGACGAACGTCGACGGCGTCTACAGTGCCGACCCGACCAAGGATGCCGGGGCCTCACGCTACGATCGCCTGGGGATCGCGGAGGCGATCCAGAAGGGGCTCCGGTTCATGGACCAGACGGCCCTCGCCTTGTGTCGGGAGAACGATCTGCCGATCATGGTCTTCGACATGGACGTGCCGGGGAACATCGTGAAGGCGGTCCGGGGCGAGCGGGTCGGAACACTCGTCGAGCCGGACGCGCCGATCGCCTAG
- the frr gene encoding ribosome recycling factor, whose protein sequence is MAEEEDVQAVIDEGRDAMDKALERFRKELTKVRTGRASTSLLDGITVDYFDTPTALNQLATLSVPDPRMIVISPFDKTAIAQIEKAILSSDLGLTPSNDGKVIRIGIPPLTEERRKQLVKQVKKVAEDYRIRVRDARRDTLSLLKDLEDDGLSKDDRHRAEKKVQDVTDEYVGKIDELTAQKEKDVLEV, encoded by the coding sequence ATGGCGGAAGAAGAAGACGTCCAGGCGGTGATCGACGAGGGTCGGGACGCAATGGACAAGGCGCTCGAGCGGTTCCGCAAGGAGCTCACGAAGGTCCGGACGGGCCGGGCGAGCACGAGTCTGCTCGACGGCATCACGGTCGACTACTTCGATACGCCGACGGCCCTCAATCAGCTGGCCACGCTCTCGGTCCCCGATCCGCGCATGATCGTGATCTCGCCCTTCGACAAGACCGCGATCGCGCAGATCGAGAAGGCGATCCTCTCGTCGGATCTCGGTCTCACGCCAAGCAATGACGGCAAGGTCATCCGGATCGGGATCCCGCCGCTGACCGAGGAGCGCCGCAAGCAGCTCGTGAAGCAGGTCAAGAAGGTCGCCGAGGATTACCGCATCCGCGTGCGCGACGCCCGCCGCGACACGCTCTCGCTGCTCAAGGATCTCGAGGACGACGGCCTGTCGAAGGACGATCGCCACCGCGCCGAGAAAAAGGTCCAGGATGTGACCGACGAGTACGTCGGCAAGATCGACGAACTCACCGCCCAGAAGGAGAAGGACGTCCTCGAGGTCTGA
- a CDS encoding isoprenyl transferase, which translates to MSPPSSSPADEAGLHAEIDLDHVPRHVAIIMDGNGRWAVDRGLERNAGHREGIESVREIIRACRDYGVEALTLYAFSIENWNRPKGEVSELMRLLEEYLETELAEVMEHGAQVRSIGRLDRLPPSTRRAVEHAVAETADNEGMKLVFALSYGGRTEIVDAARRLARDAELGKIDAEGLDEKGFASYLYAPDVPDPDLLIRTGAEQRVSNFLLWQIAYAELHLSERMWPDFRRAEFESAILDFQRRERRFGLTSEQVAGGEAKGSSGEGGADEDAAS; encoded by the coding sequence ATGTCCCCTCCCTCTTCGAGTCCCGCGGACGAAGCCGGTCTCCACGCCGAGATCGACCTCGATCACGTCCCGCGCCACGTCGCCATCATCATGGACGGCAACGGCCGATGGGCCGTGGACCGCGGCCTCGAGCGGAACGCGGGCCACCGCGAGGGGATCGAGTCCGTCCGCGAGATCATCCGTGCCTGTCGCGACTACGGCGTCGAGGCACTGACGCTCTACGCCTTCTCGATCGAGAACTGGAACCGGCCCAAGGGCGAGGTCTCCGAGCTGATGCGGCTCCTCGAGGAGTACCTCGAGACGGAGCTCGCCGAGGTCATGGAGCACGGTGCCCAGGTCCGGTCGATCGGGCGCCTCGATCGGCTTCCTCCGTCGACCCGACGCGCGGTCGAACACGCCGTCGCCGAGACGGCGGACAACGAGGGAATGAAGCTCGTCTTCGCGCTGTCCTACGGCGGGCGGACCGAGATCGTCGACGCCGCCCGACGCCTGGCCCGCGACGCCGAGCTCGGGAAGATCGACGCCGAGGGGCTCGACGAGAAGGGCTTCGCTTCATACCTCTACGCCCCCGACGTGCCGGACCCGGATCTGCTGATCCGGACCGGCGCCGAGCAGCGCGTCTCGAACTTCCTGCTCTGGCAGATCGCCTACGCCGAGCTCCATCTCTCCGAGCGCATGTGGCCGGACTTCCGCCGCGCCGAGTTCGAGTCCGCGATCCTCGACTTCCAGCGCCGCGAGCGCCGCTTCGGCCTGACGAGCGAGCAGGTCGCCGGCGGTGAGGCGAAGGGTTCGTCCGGAGAGGGTGGGGCGGACGAGGACGCCGCGTCTTGA
- a CDS encoding 1-deoxy-D-xylulose-5-phosphate reductoisomerase, with product MSDDSRKRLAILGSTGSIGEQTLDVVARHPDRFDVVGIAAGRRVERVIEQARQFGPRVVSIADESAVPALREALGPDVEVVSGAAGLDRVATEPSDLVVAGLVGAVGLQPVLAAIRAGVAIGLANKEVMVMAGAMVRREAAARDVAIIPIDSEHSAIFQCLVGSRPDEIERLILTCSGGPFRTWAPERIEAATVEEALAHPNWSMGDKISIDSATLMNKGLEVIEARWLFDVPADRVDVVVHPQSIVHSLVEYCDRSVLAQLGLPDMRVPIAVALAHPDRVELDVPRLDLVELARLDFEAPDRERFPCLDLAYRAVAGSEAAPAVLNAANEVAVEAFLGRRIAFPDIARLNGDVLEAHLADHAGQRVDALEEVVTADAWARGAASEWLAKSESAPGAGD from the coding sequence TTGAGCGACGACTCGCGCAAGCGCCTGGCGATCCTCGGCAGCACCGGGAGCATCGGCGAGCAGACCCTCGACGTGGTCGCCCGCCACCCGGACCGCTTCGACGTCGTCGGGATCGCGGCCGGCCGCCGGGTCGAGCGGGTGATCGAGCAGGCGCGGCAGTTCGGCCCGCGCGTGGTCTCGATCGCCGACGAGAGCGCCGTGCCGGCGCTTCGCGAGGCCCTCGGTCCGGACGTCGAGGTCGTCTCCGGCGCCGCCGGGCTCGATCGCGTGGCGACCGAGCCGTCGGACCTCGTCGTGGCGGGACTCGTCGGGGCCGTCGGACTCCAGCCCGTGCTCGCCGCGATCCGCGCCGGCGTGGCGATCGGACTCGCGAACAAGGAAGTCATGGTGATGGCCGGGGCGATGGTCCGGCGCGAAGCCGCGGCCCGCGATGTTGCGATCATCCCGATCGACTCCGAACACAGCGCGATCTTCCAGTGCCTCGTCGGGAGTCGACCCGACGAGATCGAGCGCCTGATCCTGACCTGCTCGGGGGGACCCTTCCGGACCTGGGCGCCCGAAAGGATCGAGGCGGCGACCGTCGAGGAAGCGCTCGCCCATCCGAACTGGTCGATGGGCGACAAGATCTCGATCGACTCCGCGACGCTCATGAACAAGGGGCTCGAGGTGATCGAGGCGCGCTGGCTCTTCGACGTGCCGGCGGACCGGGTCGACGTCGTCGTCCATCCCCAATCGATCGTCCACTCGCTCGTCGAATACTGCGACCGCTCGGTGCTGGCCCAGCTCGGCCTGCCGGACATGCGCGTCCCGATCGCCGTCGCGCTGGCGCATCCGGACCGGGTCGAGCTCGACGTGCCCCGCCTCGACCTGGTCGAGCTCGCGCGGCTCGACTTCGAAGCGCCGGACCGTGAGCGCTTCCCGTGCCTCGATCTCGCGTATCGAGCGGTCGCCGGGAGCGAGGCGGCCCCGGCGGTGCTCAACGCCGCGAACGAGGTCGCCGTCGAGGCGTTCCTGGGGCGGCGGATCGCGTTCCCGGACATCGCGCGCCTGAACGGCGACGTGCTCGAGGCCCACCTGGCCGACCACGCGGGACAGCGCGTCGACGCGCTCGAGGAAGTGGTCACCGCGGACGCCTGGGCGCGGGGCGCCGCCAGCGAGTGGCTCGCGAAGAGCGAGTCCGCGCCCGGGGCGGGCGACTGA
- the rseP gene encoding RIP metalloprotease RseP: protein MAFIDSLVAVIPMLGVLIVVHELGHFLVAKAVGVRVLKFSVGFGAPIGIGKLRLRWERNGTEYVIGWIPLGGFVRMLGEPYPGDDTMGPPIPEDARDDEFLERKPVWQRLCVVFAGPGMNLLLPVVCLVGILWNGIDRPDAVVGMVDAGSPAAIAGVAPGDRILSVDGQTVRHYGEAVTPIRERKPGETVSLELEREGERFSLDVDVASQEVRDGFGGNEEIGWIGLAHERRDARIALPDPASVAGQAGLRSGDRVLAVDGAPIEGWEALAAAHARAATGGTTWKIERPRPLDEAALAKLAQGERVETETDELTLEVPRTADLAELGVVPATILVGSVAEGKPAARAGLQRGDLILAADGEPVGSFRSFVALIQTSRGRELELTYSREGELRTTRLRAEEELVEGRYDIEAMAQKIYRIGLAPQPSLLAGPVFEQQIRNPLESVPEAFAMTWDMTVRYLEGLSRVFDGGVGADQISGPIGIARIARHSLDRGFEEYLFWIMLISINLGILNLLPIPILDGGQALIYSIEGIMRSPLSMRAREMANSFGFAVLVLLMGRAFWNDLTPFWSRFVDWLSGSAP from the coding sequence ATGGCGTTCATCGACTCGCTGGTCGCCGTGATCCCGATGCTCGGCGTGCTGATCGTGGTGCACGAGCTCGGACACTTCCTCGTCGCCAAGGCCGTCGGCGTGCGCGTGCTCAAGTTCTCGGTCGGTTTCGGGGCGCCGATCGGGATCGGCAAGCTTCGGCTTCGCTGGGAGCGGAACGGGACCGAGTACGTGATCGGGTGGATTCCGCTCGGTGGCTTCGTGCGCATGCTCGGCGAGCCCTATCCCGGCGACGACACGATGGGCCCGCCGATTCCCGAGGACGCGCGGGACGACGAGTTCCTCGAGCGCAAGCCCGTCTGGCAGCGGCTCTGCGTGGTCTTCGCCGGGCCGGGCATGAACCTCCTGCTTCCGGTCGTCTGTCTGGTCGGGATCCTCTGGAACGGCATCGATCGCCCGGACGCGGTCGTGGGCATGGTCGACGCGGGATCGCCCGCGGCGATCGCCGGCGTGGCGCCGGGGGACCGGATCCTGTCCGTCGACGGACAGACGGTCCGACACTACGGCGAGGCGGTGACGCCGATCCGGGAACGCAAGCCCGGAGAGACGGTCTCGCTCGAGCTCGAACGGGAAGGCGAGCGCTTCTCCCTCGACGTGGACGTCGCTTCCCAGGAGGTGCGCGACGGCTTCGGCGGAAACGAGGAGATCGGTTGGATCGGGCTCGCCCACGAACGCCGGGACGCGCGGATCGCGCTGCCGGATCCGGCGAGCGTCGCCGGGCAGGCGGGGCTGCGATCGGGCGACCGGGTGCTCGCCGTCGACGGCGCTCCGATCGAGGGCTGGGAGGCGCTCGCGGCGGCCCACGCGCGCGCTGCGACGGGCGGGACGACCTGGAAGATCGAGCGCCCGCGGCCCCTCGACGAGGCGGCCCTCGCGAAGCTCGCGCAGGGCGAGCGCGTCGAGACCGAGACCGACGAGCTCACGCTCGAGGTTCCGCGGACGGCGGACCTGGCAGAGCTGGGCGTCGTGCCGGCCACGATCCTCGTCGGCAGCGTCGCGGAGGGGAAGCCCGCCGCCCGCGCCGGTCTCCAGCGGGGCGACCTGATCCTGGCGGCCGACGGCGAGCCCGTGGGCAGCTTCCGGAGCTTCGTTGCGCTGATCCAGACGAGCCGGGGCCGCGAGCTCGAGCTGACCTACTCGCGGGAGGGCGAGCTGCGCACGACCCGGCTGCGCGCCGAGGAGGAGCTCGTCGAGGGCCGCTACGACATCGAGGCGATGGCCCAGAAGATCTACCGGATCGGCCTCGCGCCGCAGCCGTCGCTCCTCGCCGGCCCGGTCTTCGAACAGCAGATCCGCAACCCGCTCGAGTCGGTCCCCGAAGCGTTCGCCATGACCTGGGACATGACGGTCCGGTATCTCGAAGGCCTGTCCCGGGTCTTCGACGGCGGCGTCGGCGCGGACCAGATCTCGGGCCCGATCGGGATCGCCCGGATCGCGCGCCACTCCCTCGATCGCGGCTTCGAGGAGTATCTGTTCTGGATCATGCTGATCAGCATCAACCTGGGGATCCTGAACCTGCTGCCGATTCCGATCCTCGACGGAGGCCAGGCGCTGATCTACTCGATCGAGGGGATCATGCGCTCGCCGCTCTCGATGCGGGCGCGGGAGATGGCGAACTCCTTCGGCTTCGCCGTGCTCGTGCTGCTGATGGGCCGCGCCTTCTGGAACGACCTGACGCCTTTCTGGTCGAGATTCGTCGACTGGCTGTCGGGCAGCGCCCCCTGA
- the tsaB gene encoding tRNA (adenosine(37)-N6)-threonylcarbamoyltransferase complex dimerization subunit type 1 TsaB translates to MPRRLLALESATDWLSIALAEDDDVVCVQEAARTRRHSAELLPLVRAALADVGWSVSQLDALAVSAGPGSFTSLRIGLASAKGLAFGRDWLGVGVSTLEAMALGVLDEAEEGTQVVPLLDARRGEWYAGGWRRQDGGRVAGLLEGLYDPATMASDLDGPVTFCCPDRLGWHVDFEAAGIEIAARIEGEAARPRADRVARLGLEALARGEGQPVEALSARYLRRAEAEAQRLGGPVERGEVARVAPSRE, encoded by the coding sequence ATGCCCCGCCGACTCCTCGCCCTCGAATCCGCGACCGATTGGCTGTCGATCGCCCTCGCCGAAGACGACGACGTCGTGTGCGTCCAGGAGGCCGCGCGCACCCGTCGGCATTCCGCCGAGCTGCTCCCGCTCGTGCGCGCGGCGCTCGCCGACGTGGGCTGGTCGGTCTCGCAGCTCGATGCGCTCGCGGTCTCGGCCGGTCCCGGGAGCTTCACCAGCCTGCGGATCGGGCTGGCGAGCGCGAAGGGCCTGGCCTTCGGGCGCGACTGGCTCGGCGTCGGCGTCTCGACGCTGGAGGCGATGGCGCTCGGCGTCCTCGACGAGGCGGAGGAGGGGACGCAGGTCGTGCCGCTCCTCGACGCGCGGCGGGGCGAGTGGTACGCCGGGGGCTGGCGAAGGCAGGACGGCGGGCGAGTCGCTGGCCTCTTGGAGGGGCTCTACGACCCGGCGACGATGGCCTCGGATCTGGACGGGCCGGTGACCTTCTGCTGCCCGGACCGGCTCGGCTGGCACGTGGACTTCGAGGCCGCCGGGATCGAGATCGCCGCTCGGATCGAGGGCGAGGCGGCGCGTCCCCGGGCGGATCGCGTGGCCCGGCTCGGTCTCGAGGCCCTGGCGCGCGGCGAGGGCCAGCCGGTCGAGGCGCTCTCGGCGCGCTATCTGCGTCGTGCGGAGGCCGAGGCCCAGCGTCTCGGCGGGCCCGTGGAGCGCGGCGAGGTGGCCCGGGTGGCGCCGTCCAGGGAGTGA
- the ilvC gene encoding ketol-acid reductoisomerase → MALDIYYDKDADLGRIQSKKVAIIGYGSQGHAHAQNLHASGVEVIVGLRKDSSSWQKAEGAGLRVATVADASREADLIMLTVPDELCRDIYENEVAPNLESGNYLAVAHGFNIHFEAVIPPKDVNVIMITPKGPGHTVRDHYEQGRGVPCLIAVHQDPSGDAKQIALAYASAIGGGRSGIIETTFREETETDLFGEQAVLCGGLTSLMQAGFETLVEAGYAPEMAYFECIHETKLIIDLIYEGGIANMRYSVSNTAEYGDFISGPRVIDESVKARMKDVLTDIQQGEFAKRFILENKAGNVGMHARRRAAAEHQLEEVGARLRGLMPWLSERQLVDKSKN, encoded by the coding sequence ATGGCACTCGACATCTACTACGACAAGGACGCGGATCTCGGACGTATTCAGTCCAAGAAGGTCGCGATCATCGGCTACGGCAGCCAGGGCCATGCCCACGCCCAGAACCTCCACGCGTCCGGCGTCGAGGTGATCGTCGGGTTGCGCAAGGACTCGTCGAGCTGGCAGAAGGCCGAGGGCGCCGGGCTCCGCGTGGCGACGGTCGCCGACGCCAGCCGCGAGGCGGACCTGATCATGCTGACGGTCCCGGACGAGCTCTGCCGCGACATCTACGAGAACGAGGTCGCCCCCAATCTGGAGTCCGGCAACTACCTGGCCGTCGCCCACGGCTTCAACATCCACTTCGAAGCGGTGATCCCGCCCAAGGACGTGAACGTGATCATGATCACGCCGAAGGGCCCCGGTCATACCGTTCGCGATCACTACGAGCAGGGCCGCGGGGTGCCGTGCCTGATCGCCGTCCATCAGGATCCCTCCGGCGACGCCAAGCAGATCGCGCTCGCCTACGCCTCCGCGATCGGCGGCGGCCGCTCGGGCATCATCGAGACGACCTTCCGCGAAGAGACCGAGACGGATCTCTTCGGCGAGCAGGCGGTGCTCTGCGGTGGCCTGACGTCCCTCATGCAGGCCGGCTTCGAGACCCTCGTCGAGGCGGGCTACGCCCCGGAGATGGCCTACTTCGAGTGCATCCACGAGACCAAGCTGATCATCGACCTGATCTACGAAGGCGGCATCGCGAACATGCGGTACTCGGTCTCGAACACCGCCGAGTACGGGGACTTCATCTCGGGCCCGCGCGTGATCGACGAGAGCGTGAAGGCGCGCATGAAGGACGTCCTCACCGACATCCAGCAGGGGGAGTTCGCCAAGCGCTTCATCCTCGAGAACAAAGCGGGCAACGTGGGCATGCACGCGCGTCGCCGCGCCGCCGCCGAGCATCAGCTGGAAGAGGTGGGAGCGAGGCTGCGTGGATTGATGCCCTGGCTCTCCGAACGACAGCTCGTCGACAAGAGCAAGAACTAG
- the pssA gene encoding CDP-diacylglycerol--serine O-phosphatidyltransferase has product MTDEPEKKRRRRRRRRRRDDPDRAGFAALLPQLLTTGNLAAGFYAIVMASSGRVLIASYAIFVAALFDILDGRAARMTGNVSRFGAEYDSIADTVSFGVAPAILAFYAGDFASLGWAGWVMAFTYTACASLRLARFNVQSGRFEGRFDGVPTPAGAGMIVSTVWFKNFLVGPTVSLGLPSIIPAIGVAFLGLLMVSPIPYHSGKNLRFGQSYSTTVISLIVLLLLILEPGLNFFLVGVVYVISGPAGYLWRWRTGRELIPVEDDTAEAPADEAAPSPNVTPISDHVSGSDAGR; this is encoded by the coding sequence GTGACGGACGAGCCCGAGAAGAAGCGGAGACGGCGGCGGAGACGGCGCAGACGGGACGATCCGGATCGGGCGGGGTTCGCGGCGCTGCTGCCGCAGCTGCTGACGACCGGGAATCTCGCGGCGGGCTTCTACGCCATCGTGATGGCGAGCAGCGGGCGGGTCCTGATCGCGTCCTACGCGATCTTCGTGGCGGCGCTGTTCGATATCCTCGACGGCCGTGCGGCGCGCATGACCGGCAACGTCAGCCGTTTCGGGGCCGAGTACGACTCGATCGCGGACACGGTCTCGTTCGGTGTGGCCCCGGCGATCCTCGCGTTCTACGCCGGCGACTTCGCGAGTCTCGGCTGGGCCGGCTGGGTCATGGCCTTCACCTACACGGCCTGTGCCTCGCTCCGCCTCGCGCGCTTCAACGTGCAGTCGGGTCGTTTCGAGGGGCGCTTCGACGGGGTGCCGACGCCGGCGGGCGCCGGCATGATCGTCTCGACCGTCTGGTTCAAGAACTTCCTGGTCGGCCCGACCGTGAGCCTCGGGCTGCCGTCGATCATCCCGGCGATCGGCGTCGCGTTCCTCGGTCTGCTGATGGTGAGCCCGATCCCGTACCACAGCGGGAAGAACCTGCGCTTCGGCCAGAGCTACTCCACGACGGTGATCTCGCTGATCGTGCTCCTGCTTCTGATCCTGGAGCCGGGCCTCAACTTCTTCCTCGTGGGCGTCGTCTACGTGATCTCCGGACCGGCGGGCTACCTGTGGCGCTGGCGGACCGGCCGCGAGCTGATCCCCGTGGAAGACGACACCGCGGAGGCCCCGGCCGACGAGGCCGCCCCCTCGCCGAACGTCACCCCCATCTCGGACCATGTGTCCGGCAGCGACGCCGGACGTTAG
- a CDS encoding 2-isopropylmalate synthase, which yields MSEPQIRIFDTTLRDGEQSPGCSMNLQEKVALARQLERLGVDVIEAGFPIASDGDFEAVQAIAKEIEGATICGLARTGEMDVERAARAVESARQARIHTFIATSDIHLEHKLRMTREQVLTEVERAVRQARDAVDDVEFSAEDATRSNWDFLVEVFSAAVEAGASTLNVPDTVGYTTPKEYGDLIAFLRERVTRGGEVTFSVHCHNDLGLAVANSLAAIRSGARQVECTVNGIGERAGNTSLEEVVMALKTRSEEFDGLDTGVNTQEIYPSSRLLSSITGVQVQPNKAIVGDNAFAHEAGIHQDGVLKAAITYEIMTPESIGRASNELVLGKHSGRHAFRDRLEELGFAVEGEDFERAFKRFKALADAKKVIYNEDLEAIVADSVQTAGDRYVFATLVLTCGSDAPPNARVVLDIDSARQETEASGVGPVDAIFKAISDLTGTGSELIRYQVHAVTAGLDAQGEVSVTIEEDGRRVIGNGVHEDVMVASAKAYVHALNKLEWHKARHTPDEPKGI from the coding sequence ATGAGCGAACCGCAGATTCGCATCTTCGACACGACCCTGCGCGACGGCGAGCAGTCCCCGGGCTGCAGCATGAACCTGCAGGAGAAGGTCGCCCTGGCGCGCCAGCTCGAGCGGCTCGGTGTCGACGTCATCGAGGCGGGGTTCCCGATCGCGAGTGACGGCGACTTCGAGGCGGTCCAGGCGATCGCCAAGGAGATCGAAGGCGCGACGATCTGCGGTCTTGCGCGAACCGGCGAGATGGACGTCGAACGCGCCGCCCGCGCGGTCGAGTCCGCGCGCCAGGCGCGGATCCACACCTTCATCGCGACCAGCGACATCCACCTCGAGCACAAGCTCCGCATGACCCGGGAGCAGGTCCTGACCGAGGTCGAGCGCGCCGTCCGCCAGGCGCGGGACGCAGTCGACGACGTCGAGTTCTCCGCCGAGGACGCAACGCGCTCGAACTGGGACTTCCTGGTCGAGGTCTTCTCCGCGGCGGTCGAGGCCGGCGCCTCGACGCTCAACGTGCCGGACACGGTCGGCTACACGACGCCCAAGGAGTACGGCGATCTGATCGCGTTCCTGCGGGAGCGCGTGACCCGGGGCGGCGAGGTCACCTTCTCGGTCCACTGCCACAACGATCTCGGTCTCGCCGTCGCCAACAGCCTCGCCGCGATCCGCTCCGGCGCGCGCCAGGTCGAGTGCACCGTCAACGGGATCGGTGAACGCGCCGGGAACACCAGCCTCGAAGAGGTGGTGATGGCGCTCAAGACCCGGAGCGAGGAGTTCGACGGACTCGATACCGGCGTGAACACGCAGGAGATCTATCCGTCCAGTCGGCTCCTCTCGTCGATCACCGGCGTCCAGGTCCAGCCGAACAAGGCGATCGTCGGCGACAACGCCTTCGCCCACGAGGCGGGCATCCATCAGGACGGCGTGCTCAAGGCCGCGATCACCTACGAGATCATGACGCCGGAGTCGATCGGACGCGCCAGCAACGAGCTCGTCCTCGGCAAGCACTCCGGCCGCCACGCCTTCCGCGATCGACTCGAAGAGCTCGGCTTCGCCGTCGAGGGAGAGGACTTCGAGCGCGCCTTCAAGCGCTTCAAGGCGCTCGCCGACGCCAAGAAGGTCATCTACAACGAGGACCTCGAGGCCATCGTCGCCGACAGCGTCCAGACCGCCGGCGACCGCTACGTATTCGCCACGCTCGTTCTCACCTGCGGGAGCGACGCACCGCCGAACGCCCGGGTCGTGCTCGACATCGACAGCGCACGCCAGGAGACCGAAGCCTCCGGCGTCGGTCCGGTCGACGCGATCTTCAAGGCGATCTCGGATCTGACGGGGACGGGGAGCGAGCTGATCCGCTACCAGGTCCACGCGGTCACCGCCGGGCTCGATGCCCAGGGCGAGGTGTCCGTCACGATCGAAGAGGACGGGCGTCGGGTGATCGGCAACGGGGTCCACGAAGACGTGATGGTCGCGAGTGCGAAAGCCTACGTGCACGCGCTCAACAAGCTCGAGTGGCACAAGGCGCGCCACACGCCGGACGAGCCCAAGGGCATCTGA